One genomic region from Microcystis panniformis FACHB-1757 encodes:
- a CDS encoding beta-ketoacyl-ACP synthase 3, producing MNGFGAAVVITGCGSATPGQFLSNEELSQIVETSDEWIKSRTGIGQRHLADQSVSLSQLAAQAAIKALEMAQVSPRDIDLILLATSTPDDLFGSAAQVQSQIGANRAIAFDLTAACSGFLVALVTATQFIRTGTYRNVLVIGADVLSRWVDWNDRATCVLFGDGAGAVLCQANDTKDNILGFELHSDGSQNGSLNLAYQGEELPLKEGVRVQKGTYKPLTMNGREVYRFAVAKVPEVIEKALYRANLTTSDIDWLVLHQANQRIIDAVSERLKLPPEKVISNLSEYGNTSAASIPLALDEAVRSGKVKKGDIIASSGFGAGLTWGGIIFRWGD from the coding sequence TTGAACGGATTCGGGGCAGCAGTCGTCATTACTGGTTGTGGATCGGCCACACCAGGGCAATTTCTTAGTAATGAAGAACTCAGCCAAATTGTCGAGACTTCCGATGAATGGATTAAAAGTCGTACCGGCATCGGTCAACGCCATTTAGCGGATCAATCGGTGTCTTTGAGCCAATTAGCAGCCCAAGCGGCGATTAAGGCTCTAGAAATGGCTCAGGTGTCGCCTAGGGACATCGATCTGATTCTCTTGGCTACTTCTACCCCCGATGATCTGTTCGGTAGTGCCGCCCAAGTTCAAAGTCAGATCGGGGCCAATCGGGCGATCGCTTTTGATCTCACCGCCGCCTGTTCGGGTTTTCTGGTGGCATTAGTCACCGCCACCCAGTTTATCCGTACTGGTACTTACCGCAATGTCTTGGTTATCGGGGCCGATGTTCTCTCCCGTTGGGTGGATTGGAACGATCGCGCTACCTGTGTCCTCTTTGGTGATGGGGCAGGGGCGGTTCTTTGTCAAGCAAATGATACAAAAGATAACATTCTCGGTTTTGAACTCCATAGCGACGGCAGCCAGAATGGTTCTCTCAATCTCGCCTATCAGGGGGAAGAATTGCCCCTTAAAGAGGGGGTAAGGGTTCAAAAAGGGACCTATAAGCCTCTAACGATGAACGGACGGGAAGTCTATCGTTTTGCCGTGGCGAAAGTGCCAGAGGTCATCGAAAAAGCTCTCTATCGGGCTAATTTAACCACCAGTGACATCGATTGGTTAGTTCTGCACCAAGCTAATCAAAGAATTATAGACGCGGTGAGCGAGCGCCTGAAACTGCCTCCCGAAAAAGTGATCAGCAATCTCAGCGAGTATGGCAACACTTCCGCTGCCTCGATTCCTCTAGCCCTCGATGAAGCTGTCAGGAGTGGTAAGGTCAAAAAAGGTGATATTATTGCTTCTTCTGGCTTTGGTGCCGGTTTAACTTGGGGTGGGATTATCTTCCGTTGGGGAGATTAA